The following are encoded in a window of Eleutherodactylus coqui strain aEleCoq1 chromosome 12, aEleCoq1.hap1, whole genome shotgun sequence genomic DNA:
- the GGCT gene encoding gamma-glutamylcyclotransferase, translated as MQEKSAAGLQPGLGSFYYFAYGSNLLKERLLLDNPSASFHAVAVLQDFRLAFGNHKGNQNTRWHGGVATVVESEGDDVWGVIWRMDTSCLDSLDIQEGVASGIYQPIEISVHTAGEVLVCRCYKMNRCVYGLTSPQYKQVLCMGAKQNDLPLDYQKMLGELETNNYSGPIAIMDKLKDAIQKVQADG; from the exons ATGCAGGAGAAGAGCGCGGCGGGGCTGCAGCCGGGACTCGGCAGCTTTTACTACTTTGCCTACGGGAGCAACCTGCTGAAAGAGCGGCTTCTACTGGACAACCCGTCCGCCTCCTTCCATGCCGTGGCCGTGCTGCAG GACTTCAGGCTCGCATTCGGCAACCACAAAGGTAACCAGAACACGCGATGGCACGGAGGAGTGGCTACAGTAGTGGAAAGTGAGGGTGATGACGTGTGGGGCGTCATATGGAGAATGGATACTTCCTGTCTGGATTCCTTGGACAT ACAAGAAGGTGTGGCCAGTGGGATTTATCAGCCAATAGAGATCAGCGTTCACACAGCCGGTGAAGTGCTTGTCTGCCgctgctataaaatgaatagatgTGTTTATGGACTGACCTCTCCCCAATACAAGCAG GTTCTGTGTATGGGAGCGAAGCAGAATGACTTACCACTGGACTATCAGAAGATGTTGGGAGAGCTAGAGACCAACAACTACTCCGGCCCTATCGCAATAATGGACAAATTAAAAGATGCAATACAGAAAGTACAAGCTGACGGATGA